The Candidatus Bathyarchaeia archaeon genome includes a window with the following:
- a CDS encoding HD domain-containing protein, with protein sequence MAIEISQRNRNKEGADLKRAGEIKDPVHGYIYFTEVEKDIIDSSPFQRLHRIKQLAGAELTYPGAIHTRFLHSIGTMHLSGALASHLYDLGYLTSDEVQKIRIAGLLHDIGHGPFSHVYEEILDKYRHITHEDLSRWVIRESEIGDILGKHGFSKEEIADLAVGVLAKTEKNFLNQLVAGHFSPDIMDYLLRDSYYAGVGYGRVDVHRLINSLDLVDNVIAADYSGAFGVLESFIMARIEMFNVVYFHRTVRAANVMISRAMDYANERLGLCAFKNVDDFLDLDDAGTFLAILSLKNATEKKLATAYDMAERVRSRRLLKSTFEVTVHRRDTFFSNLLNRASIREQLEVELADKAGVEPEYLVIDVPTVLSIPINPIERRRSDILVYKKRAGVKVAQRITEISPLMASLAEFVDIIRVYAKPQDRESVTKVCEQVFGNEPPFRRISM encoded by the coding sequence ATGGCTATTGAAATTAGCCAGAGAAATAGAAACAAAGAGGGAGCAGATCTGAAGAGAGCTGGCGAGATTAAGGACCCTGTTCACGGATACATATATTTTACAGAAGTAGAGAAGGACATAATCGACTCAAGCCCCTTCCAGAGACTTCACAGAATAAAACAGCTAGCTGGGGCAGAATTAACTTACCCTGGAGCTATCCACACCCGTTTTCTCCACTCAATAGGAACAATGCACCTTTCGGGCGCATTGGCTAGCCACCTATACGATCTTGGGTATCTAACTTCTGACGAAGTCCAAAAGATTCGAATAGCAGGGTTACTACACGACATAGGCCACGGTCCTTTCTCACATGTATATGAAGAGATACTTGATAAGTACCGCCATATAACCCATGAGGATCTATCTCGGTGGGTTATCCGCGAGAGTGAGATAGGCGATATTCTGGGCAAACATGGATTCTCCAAGGAGGAGATAGCCGATCTAGCTGTAGGAGTTCTGGCAAAGACTGAAAAGAATTTTTTGAATCAGTTGGTTGCAGGCCACTTCTCACCAGACATTATGGACTATCTTCTAAGAGACTCGTATTATGCTGGGGTTGGATATGGGAGGGTTGATGTCCACCGTCTCATTAACTCGCTGGATTTAGTTGATAATGTTATCGCAGCGGACTACTCTGGCGCTTTTGGCGTTCTCGAATCCTTCATCATGGCACGAATTGAAATGTTTAATGTAGTATACTTCCACAGAACCGTGAGGGCAGCAAACGTAATGATCTCAAGAGCCATGGACTATGCGAATGAAAGGTTAGGGCTATGCGCGTTCAAAAATGTGGATGACTTCCTCGATCTCGACGATGCAGGCACCTTTTTAGCGATACTCTCTCTCAAAAACGCCACAGAGAAAAAGTTAGCCACGGCATATGATATGGCTGAGAGGGTGAGGAGTAGGAGGCTTCTTAAGAGCACGTTTGAGGTCACTGTACATCGGAGGGACACCTTCTTCTCAAATCTCCTTAACAGAGCTAGCATTAGGGAACAGTTAGAGGTAGAATTAGCTGATAAGGCGGGTGTTGAGCCGGAGTATCTTGTGATCGATGTTCCAACTGTCCTATCAATTCCCATAAACCCAATTGAAAGGAGAAGGAGTGACATCTTAGTATATAAAAAGAGAGCAGGCGTCAAGGTAGCTCAGAGGATTACTGAAATTTCTCCGTTGATGGCTTCCCTCGCAGAGTTTGTAGACATCATTAGAGTATATGCTAAACCACAGGATAGAGAAAGTGTAACGAAGGTATGTGAGCAAGTATTTGGTAATGAGCCTCCTTTTAGGCGAATATCCATGTAA